One genomic window of Mucilaginibacter sp. SJ includes the following:
- a CDS encoding thiamine pyrophosphate-dependent enzyme has translation MSKKVAEQLVEMLIQAGIKRIYAITGDSLNELNDAVRRTPELKWIHVRNEEAGAFAASADAQLSGLACCAGSSGPGHVHLVNGLYDAHRSGAPVLAIASTCATKEFGSNYFQETNVIKLFDDCSYYNQVAANNKQVPRMAQAAIQTAIQRKGVGVLGLPGDVAGEDAVEIDSSVNNFFCKANITPVWEELVKLADLINRHPKVCIFGGIGCADAHDEVVELAALIKAPVGYSFRGKMFLEHDNPYEVGMTGLLGLPAAYHSMHESDLVILLGTDFPYTPFYPQDKKIVQIDIKPENLGRRAKLTLGLYGDIKSTVKALIPLIKEKTDSSFLDAQLHVHAKVKEQQQAYIKDFGEHDAIHPEALAAIVDEYASVDAIFTCDTGMCNVWSARHISANGRRSMIGSFVHGSMANAMPHAIGAALACPERQVVAMCGDGGISMLLGDLATIKQYNLPIKIIVFNNRSLGMVKLEMEVMGLPDFEVDMHNPDFTMVAESMGIKGITINDPQDLEQGIAEAFAHTGPVLVNVYTDGTALAMPPHIELKMVKGMAVSMTKMMLGGKFDEVLATVKGNYKHLPEIFD, from the coding sequence ATGTCAAAAAAAGTAGCCGAGCAGCTTGTAGAAATGCTGATACAGGCCGGCATCAAACGTATTTACGCCATTACCGGCGATAGTTTAAACGAACTTAATGATGCTGTACGCAGAACGCCCGAATTAAAATGGATCCACGTACGCAATGAAGAAGCAGGCGCTTTTGCAGCTTCGGCCGATGCGCAACTGAGCGGACTTGCCTGTTGTGCAGGAAGCAGTGGTCCCGGGCATGTGCACCTGGTGAATGGCCTTTATGATGCTCACCGGTCAGGAGCACCTGTTTTAGCCATTGCGTCTACCTGTGCTACTAAAGAGTTTGGCAGTAACTACTTCCAGGAAACCAATGTTATCAAGCTTTTTGACGATTGCAGTTATTATAACCAGGTGGCTGCCAACAATAAGCAAGTGCCTCGAATGGCACAGGCCGCTATCCAAACCGCTATTCAGCGCAAAGGTGTTGGCGTATTGGGTTTACCGGGCGATGTGGCAGGGGAGGATGCTGTTGAAATCGACTCATCGGTAAATAACTTTTTTTGCAAGGCCAACATCACCCCGGTATGGGAAGAATTAGTAAAACTGGCCGATTTGATCAATCGCCACCCCAAAGTTTGCATTTTTGGCGGGATAGGCTGTGCCGATGCTCATGATGAAGTGGTTGAACTGGCGGCACTGATCAAGGCGCCGGTTGGTTATTCGTTTCGTGGCAAAATGTTTTTGGAACATGATAACCCATACGAGGTAGGCATGACCGGCCTGCTTGGGTTACCTGCTGCCTATCATAGCATGCATGAAAGCGACCTGGTTATCCTCCTTGGAACCGATTTTCCTTATACGCCTTTCTATCCACAGGATAAAAAGATAGTGCAGATTGACATCAAGCCCGAAAACCTTGGTCGCCGGGCAAAACTAACGCTGGGGCTTTATGGCGATATAAAATCTACCGTTAAAGCATTGATCCCCCTAATTAAAGAAAAAACCGACAGCAGCTTTTTAGATGCACAATTGCATGTACATGCTAAAGTAAAAGAACAGCAGCAAGCCTATATTAAGGATTTTGGTGAACATGATGCTATTCATCCCGAAGCTTTAGCCGCTATTGTAGACGAATATGCTTCTGTTGATGCCATTTTTACCTGCGATACCGGGATGTGTAATGTTTGGAGTGCCAGGCATATCAGCGCTAATGGGCGGCGTTCGATGATCGGGTCGTTTGTTCATGGATCTATGGCCAATGCTATGCCGCATGCTATCGGCGCGGCGCTGGCCTGTCCCGAAAGGCAGGTGGTAGCCATGTGTGGTGATGGAGGGATTTCTATGTTGTTGGGAGATTTAGCCACTATTAAACAATATAATCTGCCTATAAAGATCATTGTATTTAATAACAGGAGCCTTGGCATGGTAAAGCTGGAAATGGAAGTAATGGGCCTGCCCGATTTCGAGGTTGACATGCACAATCCTGATTTTACTATGGTGGCCGAATCGATGGGTATAAAGGGGATTACTATCAATGACCCGCAGGACCTTGAACAAGGAATCGCTGAGGCTTTTGCACACACAGGACCAGTTTTAGTAAATGTTTATACCGATGGAACTGCCCTTGCCATGCCGCCGCATATCGAACTTAAAATGGTTAAAGGAATGGCCGTCTCCATGACCAAAATGATGCTTGGCGGGAAATTTGATGAGGTGTTGGCTACCGTAAAAGGTAATTATAAGCATCTGCCTGAAATATTTGATTAA
- a CDS encoding MFS transporter produces the protein MEAKNNKKTIWAWCMFDWANQSYNIVITSTIFPAYFVEVTKFNSKNTQMVTFLGHRYVNTVLSNYILGLSYLIVAAILPILTSIADYRGNKKSYLQLFTWLGSLACAGLFFFKPGSGLEIPMLCFGLASIGYCGGFVFYNSYLPQIATPDRQDAVSAKGFIYGYVGSIVVQVLCFIVVLEPNWFGITDDWLPARISFLMVFVWWIGFSIIPFRMLPKGQPNAGKHSYNVLTGGFKELAKVFGKVRKMPLLKRFLVSFFLYSVGVQTIMLVAANFAAKELHMPDAALISIVLIIQVVAVPGALIASKSSEKFGNVRTLVGLVAIWSAICLYAYFITNSTQFYVAAVIIGIVMGGVQSLSRSTYSKYLPENIPDTASYFSFYDVTEKLSIVVGLFCFGFVEAVTNEMRDSTLALDGFFVLGLIMLIVLMFTENKLRKQRVEVEA, from the coding sequence ATGGAAGCAAAAAATAACAAGAAAACCATTTGGGCCTGGTGCATGTTTGACTGGGCCAATCAGTCATATAACATCGTAATAACCTCTACCATATTCCCCGCGTATTTTGTGGAGGTTACCAAGTTCAATTCAAAAAATACCCAAATGGTAACCTTTTTGGGGCACAGGTATGTTAATACGGTTTTATCAAATTATATTCTTGGATTATCCTATCTCATAGTTGCTGCAATTTTGCCCATCCTCACTTCCATAGCCGATTACCGGGGCAATAAAAAATCATACCTGCAATTATTTACCTGGTTGGGTAGTTTGGCTTGTGCAGGCTTGTTTTTCTTTAAGCCCGGCAGTGGATTGGAAATTCCGATGCTTTGCTTTGGATTGGCTTCTATAGGTTATTGCGGTGGTTTTGTGTTTTATAACTCTTATCTCCCCCAAATAGCCACGCCCGATAGGCAGGACGCTGTAAGTGCCAAAGGTTTTATTTATGGATATGTAGGCAGTATTGTGGTGCAGGTACTTTGCTTTATCGTAGTGCTTGAACCTAATTGGTTCGGCATCACCGACGACTGGCTGCCGGCCCGGATCTCATTCCTGATGGTTTTTGTATGGTGGATAGGTTTTTCCATTATCCCGTTCCGCATGTTGCCGAAAGGGCAGCCCAATGCGGGCAAGCATAGTTATAACGTGCTTACCGGCGGCTTTAAAGAACTGGCAAAGGTTTTTGGCAAAGTGCGCAAAATGCCGCTTCTCAAACGCTTCCTGGTGTCGTTTTTCCTTTACTCGGTAGGCGTACAAACCATTATGCTGGTTGCGGCAAACTTTGCGGCCAAGGAATTACATATGCCCGATGCCGCCCTCATCTCAATAGTGCTTATTATCCAGGTTGTTGCTGTACCGGGTGCATTGATCGCCTCCAAATCATCGGAGAAATTCGGGAATGTGCGTACGCTGGTAGGTTTGGTGGCAATCTGGTCGGCCATTTGTTTGTATGCTTACTTTATCACCAATTCTACCCAGTTTTATGTGGCCGCGGTGATCATTGGTATTGTAATGGGAGGGGTACAATCCTTGTCGCGTTCAACCTACTCCAAATATTTGCCCGAAAATATCCCGGATACGGCTTCCTATTTCAGTTTTTATGATGTTACCGAAAAGCTTTCGATAGTGGTTGGCCTGTTTTGTTTTGGATTTGTAGAGGCTGTAACTAATGAAATGCGCGACTCGACACTTGCCCTTGACGGCTTTTTTGTGTTGGGGCTTATTATGCTCATCGTGCTGATGTTTACAGAAAATAAACTCCGCAAACAGCGTGTTGAAGTAGAAGCCTAA
- a CDS encoding DinB family protein — protein METNTNQQSTETAAASVYTPDQLLQSWLGQRRVTRRVIDAFPEDALFNYSIGGMRPFADMVKEFISMGGPCVRGVVTDNWTPIAGLDHHTGKIAATTKAELLQLWDEATEEIKIYWAQITPERFQETVLAFGQYEGLVNYILQYVIDNEIHHRGQGYVYLRTLGIEPPAFYDRS, from the coding sequence ATGGAAACTAACACAAATCAACAGTCAACAGAAACTGCAGCAGCATCTGTTTATACACCCGATCAACTTTTACAAAGCTGGCTTGGCCAGCGCCGGGTAACCCGCAGGGTTATCGACGCTTTTCCGGAGGATGCCTTATTTAATTATTCGATAGGTGGTATGCGCCCCTTTGCCGATATGGTTAAAGAGTTTATTAGTATGGGCGGGCCTTGTGTAAGAGGTGTTGTAACAGATAACTGGACACCAATTGCAGGTCTGGATCACCATACAGGTAAAATAGCAGCAACTACAAAGGCAGAACTGCTGCAACTTTGGGATGAGGCCACTGAGGAAATCAAAATCTATTGGGCCCAGATTACGCCCGAGCGTTTCCAGGAAACAGTATTGGCATTTGGCCAATACGAAGGATTAGTCAATTATATTTTACAGTACGTTATTGATAACGAGATCCATCACCGCGGCCAGGGCTATGTTTACCTTCGCACTTTAGGTATCGAACCGCCTGCGTTTTATGACAGGAGCTAA